In one Mycobacteroides chelonae genomic region, the following are encoded:
- a CDS encoding ABC transporter permease, with translation MLLWSRRSRLILWTCFVAAVTVIFLAPIATVALVGFAGAWTGPLPSQLGFERFGEALSGDDLASLAVSLQTALIASAFALVLGAWAALSVREVPPWFRRAIDVVFHLPIAIPSVAIGLGLLIAFNERPFLLGGTKWIVILAHTALVLAFAFSSVAAALERLDPAYRHVAESLGAGPGRVLVKVTLPLLMPSLGAAAGLAIALSMGELGATVMVYPATWRTLPVTIFGLSDRGQVFSAAASTTLLLLVTLLALLVVGRVRGKAALR, from the coding sequence ATGCTGCTGTGGAGCAGGCGGAGCAGACTTATCCTGTGGACGTGCTTCGTGGCTGCGGTCACCGTGATCTTCCTGGCACCGATTGCCACCGTGGCGCTTGTCGGATTCGCCGGCGCGTGGACTGGCCCGTTACCCTCGCAGCTCGGGTTTGAGCGATTCGGGGAGGCGCTCAGCGGTGACGATCTCGCCAGTTTGGCCGTCAGTCTGCAGACGGCCCTCATCGCGAGTGCATTCGCGTTGGTGCTCGGTGCCTGGGCCGCATTGAGTGTGCGTGAGGTGCCGCCATGGTTTCGGAGAGCCATTGATGTCGTCTTCCACCTACCGATCGCAATTCCGTCGGTGGCGATCGGTCTGGGATTGCTGATTGCTTTCAACGAACGCCCTTTCTTGCTCGGGGGAACGAAATGGATTGTGATCCTTGCGCATACCGCACTTGTGTTGGCCTTTGCCTTCAGTTCCGTTGCGGCGGCGCTGGAACGTCTTGATCCGGCCTACCGTCACGTGGCGGAGTCGTTGGGCGCGGGGCCGGGGCGGGTACTGGTGAAGGTGACGCTGCCGCTGCTGATGCCGTCACTGGGTGCGGCCGCCGGACTGGCGATCGCGCTGTCCATGGGGGAGTTGGGAGCGACGGTGATGGTGTATCCGGCCACGTGGAGAACCCTGCCGGTGACCATCTTCGGTCTCTCGGACCGTGGACAAGTGTTCTCGGCGGCTGCATCCACGACGCTGCTGCTGCTGGTGACGTTACTCGCGCTGCTCGTGGTCGGCAGGGTTCGCGGGAAGGCGGCACTTCGCTAG
- a CDS encoding AI-2E family transporter: protein MAQPHSEDEGPIAEAERRAAQIRSDQHPLGRRGTTWNRHAPFYVGLMASAGVAVTYGVVHLLAAMSSVLILVGLAMFVALGLEPAVSWLVNHRCPRWAAVSVVVLVAFGALAAFLAAAIPPLVEQGTQLVHQTPRYIQAAQDHSSFIGQINDRFDVQRHIGEFVNREGDTAFSDLLRAGTAVFGALADLGIVAVLTIYFLVDMPRIRATVYRLVPHSRRPRAVLIGDEVFAKVGAYVGGNVVTSIIAGVATFIWCAAFDVPYAVLLGVLVAMFDLIPYGSTVAGIVVAAVALTVSIPVAAGTLAFYVGFRWFEDYVLTPKVIGRVVKVPAGVTVVAVLIGGALLGIVGVLVAIPIAAAVQVLAQELLFPALDEA, encoded by the coding sequence GTGGCACAGCCCCACAGCGAGGATGAAGGTCCGATCGCTGAGGCGGAACGCCGTGCGGCACAAATACGTTCGGATCAACACCCGCTCGGCCGCCGTGGTACCACCTGGAACCGTCATGCTCCGTTCTACGTCGGGCTGATGGCGTCGGCCGGTGTGGCCGTGACCTACGGCGTCGTCCATCTCTTGGCGGCCATGTCCTCGGTGTTGATTCTCGTCGGGCTGGCGATGTTCGTCGCATTGGGGCTGGAACCGGCGGTGTCATGGTTGGTCAACCACAGATGCCCGCGCTGGGCTGCCGTGTCGGTGGTGGTGCTGGTGGCCTTTGGGGCGCTGGCCGCCTTCCTGGCCGCGGCGATCCCGCCGCTGGTGGAGCAGGGAACTCAGCTAGTGCACCAAACTCCTCGCTACATTCAAGCGGCACAGGACCATTCGTCATTCATCGGTCAAATCAACGACCGGTTCGATGTGCAGCGCCACATCGGCGAGTTCGTCAACCGCGAGGGCGACACCGCGTTCTCGGATCTGTTGCGCGCCGGAACCGCCGTCTTCGGCGCGCTCGCGGACCTCGGCATCGTCGCGGTGTTGACCATCTACTTCCTCGTCGACATGCCCCGCATCCGTGCCACGGTGTACCGCCTTGTGCCGCACTCGCGTAGGCCACGAGCCGTCCTCATTGGCGATGAGGTGTTCGCGAAGGTGGGGGCCTATGTCGGCGGCAATGTGGTGACCTCGATCATCGCCGGGGTCGCCACGTTCATCTGGTGCGCCGCGTTCGATGTGCCCTATGCGGTGCTGCTCGGCGTACTGGTCGCGATGTTCGACCTCATTCCCTACGGATCGACCGTCGCGGGCATCGTTGTTGCTGCGGTGGCGCTCACGGTGTCCATCCCGGTGGCGGCCGGCACCTTGGCCTTCTATGTCGGATTCCGTTGGTTCGAGGATTATGTGCTGACGCCCAAGGTGATTGGGCGTGTAGTCAAGGTGCCGGCAGGAGTCACCGTGGTCGCAGTGCTCATCGGCGGTGCGCTGCTCGGCATCGTCGGTGTGCTGGTCGCGATTCCGATCGCGGCGGCGGTTCAGGTGCTTGCGCAGGAACTGCTGTTCCCGGCGCTCGACGAGGCGTGA
- a CDS encoding MaoC family dehydratase, translated as MSTKLATPQELLSLGRVELGTSSWVQITQEQVNEFADATGDRQWIHTDTERAKAGPFGGTIVHGYLTLALAPAFLDEVLEIASYDAVLNYGVNKVRFPAPLHVGARVRGHVTLLSAKLRDKGTVEATYGIKYEIEGKDRPPCAAESVYLYQ; from the coding sequence ATGTCCACCAAGCTGGCGACACCACAGGAGCTGCTGTCCCTGGGCAGAGTCGAATTGGGTACCAGCAGTTGGGTTCAGATCACCCAGGAGCAGGTCAACGAGTTCGCGGATGCGACGGGTGACAGGCAGTGGATTCACACCGATACCGAACGCGCCAAGGCTGGCCCGTTCGGCGGGACCATCGTGCACGGATACCTCACGCTCGCACTCGCCCCGGCGTTCCTGGACGAGGTGCTTGAGATCGCGTCATATGACGCCGTGCTCAACTACGGCGTGAACAAGGTGCGGTTCCCTGCGCCCCTACACGTGGGAGCACGGGTACGCGGACATGTCACATTGCTGTCGGCCAAGTTGCGCGATAAGGGCACCGTCGAGGCGACGTACGGCATCAAATACGAGATCGAAGGCAAGGATCGGCCGCCGTGCGCGGCCGAGAGCGTGTATCTATACCAGTAG
- a CDS encoding sensor domain-containing protein — protein sequence MFADMRWSVPLVVALLLGVVACQRGVDGEATADRSVSAGPIQPAQLDQLLTPAQSLSVTPGKPLFETDMQSVLWIGADPAECQGVVGYGRHPLFPTNYTGREARTQTDNQYPNQHQLLEVSATYPGDFQASRFLESVRTTVSKCQLSVAAWGDDQKRSTVTPGPVVPGSPDMVRWSTNLDGDQWICEFTVIAKANVISQLVTCSADRSIDNKALSDKRLQKIEELLNSKV from the coding sequence ATGTTTGCCGACATGAGGTGGTCGGTGCCGCTGGTGGTCGCGTTGCTGCTCGGGGTGGTGGCCTGCCAACGTGGGGTCGACGGCGAGGCGACGGCCGATCGATCTGTATCGGCGGGACCCATCCAGCCCGCTCAGCTCGATCAGCTGCTTACTCCCGCGCAATCGTTGAGCGTGACGCCGGGAAAGCCGCTGTTCGAGACCGATATGCAGTCGGTTCTATGGATCGGTGCCGATCCTGCCGAATGCCAGGGGGTCGTCGGATATGGCCGTCATCCGCTTTTCCCCACGAACTACACGGGGCGCGAAGCGCGGACGCAGACCGATAACCAGTACCCGAACCAGCACCAACTCCTCGAGGTGTCGGCTACCTACCCCGGTGATTTCCAGGCGTCGAGATTCCTCGAGTCGGTGCGCACCACCGTCTCCAAATGTCAGCTTTCGGTAGCTGCCTGGGGGGATGATCAGAAACGCAGTACGGTCACGCCCGGCCCGGTGGTCCCTGGTTCGCCGGACATGGTCCGCTGGTCGACGAATCTCGATGGCGATCAATGGATTTGCGAGTTCACCGTGATCGCCAAGGCAAACGTGATCTCGCAGTTGGTCACCTGCTCAGCGGATCGATCGATCGACAACAAGGCGCTGTCGGACAAGCGGCTCCAGAAGATCGAGGAGCTGCTCAACTCCAAGGTCTGA
- a CDS encoding TetR family transcriptional regulator yields the protein MRHAGVGREARTTSTQSPKRERRRRGSITAEDIIAGAFELAEEIGICGLSMPLLAKHLDVGVTSIYWYFRKKGELLDAMTDRATKQYHFAAPFVGDETWQDALRSHTRRMRQAFRERPVLVELILMRTSELSAEALQASIQNLESLVQTLIGVGFSPDNALDVYFSLSLHIRGIVVLEHMDTVMPASGEARSVVPNASLAPTLHDLASRGHSIATISDANFDFTVDAIIERAENLLAQDIAAREAS from the coding sequence ATGCGACATGCCGGTGTCGGCCGCGAGGCCAGGACGACCAGCACCCAAAGCCCCAAGCGGGAACGACGGCGCCGCGGCTCCATCACCGCCGAGGACATCATCGCCGGAGCATTCGAGCTTGCCGAGGAAATAGGGATCTGTGGGCTGAGCATGCCGCTGCTAGCGAAGCATCTCGATGTCGGTGTGACCAGTATCTACTGGTACTTCCGCAAAAAGGGCGAGCTTCTCGACGCGATGACCGACCGCGCCACCAAGCAGTATCACTTCGCCGCACCCTTCGTTGGCGACGAAACCTGGCAGGACGCCCTGCGCAGTCATACCCGCCGAATGCGGCAGGCGTTCCGGGAACGTCCGGTGCTCGTCGAGCTCATCTTGATGCGCACCAGCGAGCTCAGCGCCGAGGCGTTGCAGGCCAGCATTCAAAACCTGGAATCGCTTGTCCAAACCCTCATCGGCGTCGGATTCAGCCCGGATAACGCGCTCGATGTGTACTTCTCGCTGTCGCTGCATATCCGGGGCATCGTGGTGCTTGAGCACATGGACACCGTCATGCCCGCATCCGGTGAGGCTCGCAGCGTGGTGCCGAACGCCTCGCTGGCCCCTACCCTGCATGATCTGGCGTCCCGCGGTCATTCGATCGCGACGATCTCTGACGCCAACTTCGACTTCACCGTCGATGCCATCATCGAACGGGCCGAGAACCTGCTCGCCCAGGACATCGCGGCGCGCGAAGCGTCCTGA
- a CDS encoding alpha/beta hydrolase, which yields MAIDRDIDSDIDEEPVVETAVQKPGKRHWWARQYTFTGTAVGLVFLWLSMTPSLLPRGPLFQALVSGGSGAIGYALGVLAVWLVRYMRSQDASPKAPRIAWWILIVVGIIGTALMIVWFHFWQDRVRDLMGVPRLSFWAHPQTAAMSILVLFILVEIGQQIRHLILFLIERLNRVAPKRVSAVVAVTLVVVLAMALINGVVVRVAMDFLNNTFSAVNNEENPDNPAPTTALRSGGPGSLVSWASLGNQGRAFIGGGATTQELSAFNKAPATEPIRAYAGMESADSIKATAELAASELEREGGLHRKVVAVATTTGTGWINEAEADALEYMYNGDTAIVSMQYSFLPSWLSFLVDKENARQAGQALFEAVSARVRAMPEGMRPKLVVFGESLGSFGGEAPFLSVNNIVARTDGALFSGPTFNNTMWLEATHNRDDGSPEVLPIYDNGRNVRFASRPEDLKRPADPWGRPRIVYLQHASDPIAWWNSDLILSKPDWLREPRGYDVLPSMEWIPFVTFLQVSADMAVAVDVPDGHGHVYVRAVADAWAAILQPPGWTPEKTERLRPLLRSGE from the coding sequence ATGGCAATCGACAGGGATATCGACAGCGATATCGACGAGGAACCGGTGGTGGAGACCGCTGTGCAGAAGCCAGGGAAGAGGCACTGGTGGGCGCGGCAGTACACCTTCACCGGCACTGCGGTGGGCCTGGTCTTTCTCTGGCTGTCCATGACTCCTTCGTTGCTTCCGCGTGGACCGCTCTTCCAGGCGCTGGTCAGTGGGGGCTCGGGCGCCATCGGGTACGCGCTGGGTGTGCTGGCGGTGTGGTTGGTGCGGTACATGCGGTCGCAGGATGCGAGTCCTAAGGCGCCGCGCATCGCGTGGTGGATTCTCATCGTCGTGGGGATCATCGGCACCGCCCTGATGATCGTGTGGTTCCACTTCTGGCAGGACCGCGTGCGCGACCTCATGGGTGTGCCGCGGCTGAGTTTCTGGGCGCACCCGCAGACCGCTGCGATGTCCATCCTCGTTTTGTTCATCCTGGTCGAGATCGGCCAGCAGATCCGCCATCTGATTCTGTTTCTCATCGAACGGCTCAATCGCGTGGCCCCCAAACGTGTCTCGGCTGTGGTTGCGGTCACACTGGTTGTTGTTCTGGCGATGGCACTCATCAACGGCGTTGTCGTCAGGGTCGCGATGGATTTCTTGAACAACACCTTCTCGGCGGTGAACAACGAGGAGAACCCGGACAATCCGGCGCCCACGACGGCGCTGCGCTCGGGTGGGCCGGGCTCGTTGGTTTCCTGGGCTTCGCTGGGTAACCAGGGGCGTGCCTTCATCGGAGGCGGTGCCACCACACAAGAGCTCTCGGCGTTCAACAAGGCTCCGGCCACCGAGCCCATCCGGGCGTATGCGGGTATGGAATCGGCCGACAGCATCAAGGCCACGGCCGAGCTGGCGGCCAGCGAGCTGGAACGTGAGGGAGGCCTGCACCGCAAGGTGGTCGCGGTGGCTACCACCACCGGAACCGGCTGGATCAATGAAGCCGAGGCGGACGCCCTCGAGTACATGTACAACGGGGACACCGCCATCGTCAGCATGCAGTACTCGTTTCTGCCCAGCTGGCTCTCGTTCCTGGTGGACAAGGAGAACGCGCGCCAGGCGGGACAAGCGTTGTTCGAAGCCGTCTCGGCACGGGTCCGCGCGATGCCGGAGGGGATGCGGCCCAAGCTCGTGGTGTTCGGGGAGAGCCTCGGGTCGTTCGGCGGTGAGGCACCGTTCCTGTCGGTCAACAACATCGTGGCCCGCACCGACGGTGCGCTGTTCTCCGGCCCGACCTTCAACAACACGATGTGGCTGGAAGCCACCCACAACCGCGACGACGGTTCTCCGGAAGTGCTACCCATTTACGACAACGGAAGAAACGTCCGATTCGCTTCGCGCCCAGAAGATCTCAAACGGCCCGCCGATCCGTGGGGTCGCCCGCGCATTGTCTATCTGCAGCACGCGTCGGATCCGATCGCGTGGTGGAACTCCGACCTCATCCTGAGCAAGCCCGACTGGCTGCGCGAACCTCGCGGCTACGACGTGTTGCCCAGCATGGAGTGGATTCCGTTTGTCACCTTCTTGCAGGTGTCCGCCGATATGGCCGTGGCGGTCGATGTTCCCGACGGGCATGGCCATGTCTACGTCAGAGCCGTGGCCGATGCCTGGGCGGCGATTCTGCAGCCTCCGGGCTGGACGCCGGAGAAGACCGAACGGCTGCGGCCGCTGTTGCGCTCGGGGGAGTAG
- a CDS encoding alpha/beta fold hydrolase — protein MSHTLGSSNYASTADGRALHYMVAGTGDPTVVFESGMGFSRSAWGLVQPLVAQRFRSVVYDRANLGRSDDDDQPRTLERITGDLDALLTALGSGPYILVGHSYGGTIALASTAADPSRIAGIILVDHSDENLDSYFRPTSLRLQILGTMHRAALDALGRVGLLSHIVRRMMPRMPRDVVDDMTAEDLTWRAGRAANEEDRRFVAGLTGLRDNPPMINGIPVTVISGARAEFLNEETRSELNAAHQLTAHRLGARHVVARKSGHQIVLTEPRLIADEVFRMAGA, from the coding sequence GTGAGCCACACCCTGGGGTCGAGCAACTACGCGAGCACCGCCGACGGGCGTGCGTTGCACTACATGGTCGCCGGAACCGGTGACCCGACGGTGGTCTTCGAGTCGGGAATGGGATTTTCGCGGTCGGCATGGGGTCTTGTGCAACCCCTTGTCGCCCAGCGTTTTCGGTCAGTGGTCTATGACCGCGCGAACTTGGGGCGCAGCGACGACGATGATCAACCGCGCACACTGGAGCGCATCACCGGGGACCTGGATGCACTGCTGACGGCGCTCGGTTCGGGTCCGTACATCCTGGTCGGCCACAGTTACGGCGGAACCATCGCACTGGCGTCGACCGCTGCCGATCCGTCACGCATCGCGGGGATCATTCTCGTCGATCACTCCGACGAGAACCTGGATTCGTACTTCCGGCCGACCTCACTCCGCCTCCAGATCCTCGGCACCATGCATCGCGCGGCGCTCGATGCGCTGGGGCGGGTGGGTCTGCTGTCGCACATCGTCCGCCGCATGATGCCGCGGATGCCGCGCGACGTCGTCGACGACATGACGGCCGAAGATCTCACGTGGCGGGCCGGGCGGGCCGCCAACGAGGAGGACCGGCGCTTTGTGGCAGGGCTGACGGGGTTGCGTGATAACCCGCCGATGATCAACGGCATCCCCGTCACCGTCATATCGGGAGCCCGCGCCGAGTTTCTCAACGAGGAGACGCGGTCGGAGCTGAACGCTGCCCACCAATTGACCGCGCATCGGCTGGGAGCGCGCCACGTCGTGGCCCGCAAATCCGGGCATCAGATAGTCCTCACCGAACCGCGATTGATCGCCGACGAGGTATTTCGGATGGCGGGGGCATAG
- a CDS encoding glycoside hydrolase domain-containing protein — protein MVSISRRDVLKYAAVMPAAVALGGAASAVAAPRANAASLGTLIDYAGGVPTPESIKAAGHLGAIRYVSDPRSPGLSAGKPIKLAEARDLYRAGLKIVSNYQYGKQDTADWLGGQEAGIKHAQRGWQLHVAAGGSYNVPIYVSIDDNPTPEQYKNQVAPYLRAWESVVGHARTGLYGNSKTIDWALQDGLCSYFWQHNWGSPKGFVHPEAHLHQFEIDKRQVGGIGVDLNDILKPSFGQWV, from the coding sequence GTGGTGTCCATATCCCGTCGGGATGTCCTCAAATACGCCGCGGTCATGCCGGCCGCAGTGGCGCTGGGTGGTGCCGCCTCGGCCGTAGCCGCCCCCCGCGCGAATGCGGCCTCACTGGGAACACTCATCGATTACGCCGGCGGTGTCCCGACTCCCGAATCGATCAAGGCAGCGGGGCACTTGGGTGCTATTCGGTACGTATCAGATCCGCGCAGCCCGGGGCTGTCAGCGGGCAAACCCATCAAGCTCGCCGAGGCCCGCGATCTCTATCGGGCCGGTTTGAAGATCGTCTCCAACTACCAGTACGGAAAGCAGGACACCGCCGACTGGCTGGGCGGCCAGGAGGCCGGGATCAAGCACGCGCAGCGTGGTTGGCAGCTGCACGTCGCGGCCGGCGGCTCCTACAACGTGCCGATATACGTCTCCATCGACGACAACCCGACGCCCGAGCAGTACAAGAATCAGGTGGCGCCGTATCTGAGGGCCTGGGAATCAGTGGTCGGCCATGCCCGCACCGGGCTGTATGGCAACTCCAAGACCATTGATTGGGCGCTGCAGGACGGGCTGTGCTCGTATTTCTGGCAGCACAACTGGGGAAGTCCCAAGGGCTTCGTTCACCCTGAGGCGCACCTGCATCAGTTCGAGATCGACAAGCGCCAAGTTGGTGGAATCGGTGTCGACCTCAACGACATTCTCAAGCCCAGTTTCGGGCAGTGGGTCTGA